The following proteins come from a genomic window of Borreliella valaisiana VS116:
- a CDS encoding DUF693 family protein, with product MLLSYDFKIEFYNIDKSKKSIHGDSFPEETPKIVINTQNGIHVDISIYNTYSNYNFVKSKQAKIVLWNLPIDFTNNIMERDIVKIYYKKFAHEKNFDFIMAGYLGIPMSTDYPGGDFSVELDVRLVSKINFFNRELKCKSFKGKTVQEAIKSAFPNRNIINMDEKDRLKIIEKNIYAKTPKEFIDKIKGVYVHDIIADVGTGNDEVECNFIFSNYKTIGKSLKYEALEDYGLEFIPQQEISLGTTYHIRLIYWNAKIFYTHKLRVGNKVSFIDGLGNMIKNTIKETTAKLSNTGECSLILKLYDDSNSIGLKR from the coding sequence ATGTTGCTAAGTTATGACTTTAAGATTGAGTTTTACAATATAGATAAGTCAAAAAAATCAATTCATGGAGATTCTTTTCCAGAAGAAACTCCTAAAATTGTTATCAATACACAAAATGGAATTCATGTTGATATTTCAATATACAACACGTATTCAAATTACAATTTTGTAAAATCCAAACAAGCAAAAATTGTGCTTTGGAACTTGCCTATAGACTTCACCAACAACATTATGGAAAGAGACATAGTAAAAATATATTACAAAAAATTTGCACATGAAAAAAATTTTGACTTCATAATGGCGGGCTATTTGGGAATTCCCATGAGCACTGATTATCCTGGTGGAGATTTTAGTGTTGAACTTGATGTTCGTTTAGTATCTAAAATCAACTTCTTTAATCGCGAGTTGAAGTGCAAAAGCTTTAAAGGTAAAACGGTACAAGAAGCAATAAAATCAGCATTTCCCAATCGCAATATCATTAACATGGATGAAAAAGACCGCTTAAAAATCATAGAAAAAAATATTTATGCAAAAACGCCAAAAGAGTTTATTGACAAAATAAAAGGGGTATATGTTCATGACATAATAGCTGATGTTGGTACTGGTAACGATGAAGTTGAATGCAATTTTATATTTAGCAATTACAAAACAATTGGAAAAAGCTTAAAATACGAGGCCCTAGAAGATTATGGACTTGAATTTATTCCCCAACAAGAGATCAGTTTGGGCACAACATATCATATAAGGCTTATATATTGGAACGCTAAAATATTCTACACGCACAAACTAAGAGTTGGCAATAAAGTTTCATTTATTGACGGACTAGGGAATATGATAAAAAACACTATAAAAGAAACAACCGCAAAACTTAGCAATACAGGAGAGTGTTCATTGATACTGAAACTATATGACGATTCTAATAGTATTGGACTAAAAAGGTAA
- a CDS encoding DUF777 family protein, translating into MNQDYEIYRMQQRLYGHTLTQEDIKNWIYSNIFITRIGTVKEFKQQTQEAVVIIPEFEDLEIQTKNISNISFELSKGDTVILLQSSINIFDKNDDIHFDKHHFYILSTISPKTLNLISDSIKIKANNTIEISNEITSLKEILNNIVDAINGISIIGDATINYASLRAATSKITSNINSLFK; encoded by the coding sequence ATGAATCAAGATTATGAAATTTACAGAATGCAACAGCGCCTTTATGGGCATACATTAACACAAGAGGACATTAAAAATTGGATTTATTCAAACATTTTTATAACTCGAATTGGCACTGTAAAGGAATTTAAACAGCAAACTCAAGAAGCTGTGGTTATAATACCAGAATTTGAAGACTTAGAAATTCAAACAAAAAATATTTCTAATATCAGCTTTGAATTATCAAAAGGTGATACTGTTATACTACTTCAATCGAGCATTAATATTTTTGATAAAAATGATGATATTCATTTTGACAAACATCATTTTTATATACTTAGCACAATTAGTCCAAAGACTTTAAATCTAATCTCTGATAGTATTAAAATCAAAGCAAACAATACAATTGAAATATCTAATGAAATAACCAGTTTAAAAGAAATTCTAAATAATATTGTTGACGCTATCAATGGAATATCTATCATAGGAGACGCAACTATAAACTATGCAAGCTTAAGAGCAGCAACTTCTAAAATTACTAGCAATATAAACAGTTTATTTAAATAA
- a CDS encoding DUF2634 domain-containing protein — MDLKFGNNFELSFNNDVSLVDGIDEQKQKLFIFCKTLRGSLSYAPNWGLDYYLLLKLLKTNNLQAIKNYFNEISRELNLDLINISTTTQERKVNISFFFTGDILNMEFDL, encoded by the coding sequence ATGGATTTAAAATTCGGCAATAATTTTGAATTGTCATTTAATAATGATGTGTCGCTTGTTGATGGAATTGACGAGCAAAAACAAAAATTGTTCATATTTTGTAAAACTCTACGGGGAAGTCTAAGTTATGCTCCTAATTGGGGACTAGACTACTATTTACTTTTGAAACTTTTAAAAACTAATAATCTTCAAGCTATAAAAAACTATTTCAATGAAATATCTAGAGAACTTAATTTAGACTTGATTAATATTTCAACTACAACACAAGAACGAAAAGTAAATATATCATTTTTTTTCACGGGCGACATTTTGAATATGGAGTTTGACTTATGA
- a CDS encoding DUF276 domain-containing protein (DUF276 is restricted to Borreliella and related spirochetes.) has protein sequence MSIVFDSDFGILKRTIKDIVKSKKEYLRNNYGINIDDNNGSIYNIIASSLALIEEEVINELNLFFSKMKPGGTYWSEIEKQISSKSTTPSAVKSALLNLDGVEYANIKSSAGKAYIYLIVKEDLLDRGKTNINDFIFKTKIWEILYLTIPSGTLLEGDIEIDGFNSTGQRKSYKISLGKRKYVYMKVKYKLDLKNYLYLNIDSQIRDIYSRIISNNYSDMGISFEYQDFFAPVNEVKGIRSMEIKTCIKDTNTENISSITDSDFKKNEDITINDDTMLIFNTIDRLLIDIDS, from the coding sequence ATGAGCATAGTTTTTGATTCTGATTTTGGTATTCTAAAACGCACAATTAAGGATATAGTAAAATCCAAAAAAGAATACTTACGTAATAATTATGGTATTAATATTGATGATAATAACGGCTCAATTTATAACATTATTGCATCTTCTTTGGCATTGATTGAAGAAGAAGTAATTAATGAGCTTAATCTATTTTTTTCTAAAATGAAACCGGGTGGTACCTATTGGAGTGAAATTGAAAAGCAAATTTCCTCTAAAAGCACAACCCCCAGTGCAGTTAAATCCGCTTTACTTAATCTTGATGGGGTTGAGTACGCTAATATTAAAAGTTCAGCTGGAAAAGCTTATATATATCTAATTGTGAAAGAAGATTTACTAGATCGTGGTAAAACTAATATTAACGACTTTATATTTAAAACTAAAATTTGGGAAATATTGTATCTAACAATCCCTAGTGGTACTTTGCTCGAGGGAGATATAGAAATTGACGGATTCAATTCAACTGGACAACGTAAATCCTATAAAATATCACTAGGGAAAAGAAAATATGTTTACATGAAAGTAAAGTATAAACTTGACCTTAAAAACTATCTTTACTTAAACATAGATTCTCAAATTAGAGACATATATTCTAGGATTATTTCAAATAACTATTCTGATATGGGCATTAGCTTTGAATATCAAGACTTTTTTGCTCCAGTTAATGAAGTTAAAGGAATTAGGTCTATGGAAATTAAAACTTGTATTAAAGATACAAATACAGAAAACATTTCAAGCATTACTGATAGCGATTTTAAAAAAAATGAAGATATTACTATTAATGATGATACAATGCTAATTTTCAATACTATAGATCGATTACTTATTGACATTGATAGTTAA
- a CDS encoding DUF735 family protein, with translation MKIPNFLKNTEIHKFILTEIEYAQKLLNELKFINSNFISINVKKNIKSRYIAIWISQVLSIFYSKTQTLESITSNINSVIFALRQIGTDESLKMIFKAFLNVDILVTTPQAGVIDISLKGAIKTNFTTFISPSTAKGKRLKKILIREKKAGYAASRKALVFNSLPKGYDHSIYAFIKRIIPIGRVLKINDKNGKNIITFNN, from the coding sequence ATGAAAATACCCAATTTTTTAAAAAACACTGAAATTCATAAATTTATACTTACAGAAATTGAATATGCACAAAAATTGCTTAATGAACTTAAGTTCATTAACTCCAACTTCATATCCATTAATGTAAAAAAAAATATAAAATCAAGATATATTGCTATATGGATATCTCAAGTTTTATCTATTTTTTATTCAAAAACCCAAACTTTAGAAAGTATTACAAGCAATATTAATAGCGTTATTTTTGCTTTACGTCAAATTGGTACTGATGAATCGCTTAAAATGATTTTCAAGGCATTTTTGAATGTGGATATTTTAGTTACTACACCACAAGCCGGAGTTATTGATATATCACTAAAAGGGGCAATAAAAACAAACTTTACCACATTTATTTCACCTAGCACTGCAAAAGGTAAAAGGCTAAAAAAAATACTAATTAGAGAAAAGAAAGCTGGGTATGCTGCATCTAGAAAGGCTTTAGTATTTAATTCACTTCCTAAAGGCTATGATCATTCAATTTATGCTTTTATAAAGAGAATTATTCCTATAGGTAGAGTACTAAAAATTAATGATAAAAATGGTAAAAATATTATCACTTTTAACAATTAA
- a CDS encoding DUF685 domain-containing protein — MSEEQEKLLIDEEETIQIKDLNRVNEVKNTDLLLLDDGVSSSKAITYENFLKTTKDKTFKGEGLSYFKEIIKSTIAEELAGNTSFIEKIYTQIIEKLINNDSTNISNLFSKIKSELTNSILTSTLTEHDELLIMYSSKIIQKTPIPKQLLGVPSDFSFGGSYNGIWLYPEDYTNKKRTIEMEDSDEINIVFHKNTDNKPIYLDIDLNIIHKNDSSHKSVYLKYFDESEKYLAYAHENAIKDLGILVPIYTGWYIQKRGEISNIPVPYLAKL, encoded by the coding sequence ATGTCTGAAGAACAAGAAAAATTACTAATTGATGAAGAAGAAACAATCCAAATTAAAGATTTAAATAGGGTGAATGAGGTTAAAAACACCGACCTTTTACTACTTGATGATGGAGTTTCAAGCAGTAAAGCTATTACTTATGAAAATTTTTTGAAAACCACTAAAGACAAAACTTTTAAAGGTGAAGGACTGAGTTACTTTAAAGAGATAATCAAAAGCACAATCGCAGAAGAACTTGCAGGAAATACAAGTTTTATAGAAAAAATTTACACTCAAATAATAGAAAAACTAATTAACAACGATTCAACTAATATTTCTAACCTTTTTAGTAAAATAAAATCGGAACTTACAAACAGCATACTAACATCTACTTTAACTGAACATGATGAACTTTTGATAATGTACTCATCAAAGATTATCCAAAAAACACCCATTCCTAAACAACTGCTTGGAGTGCCATCAGATTTTTCCTTTGGAGGCAGTTATAATGGTATTTGGCTTTATCCTGAGGACTACACAAATAAAAAAAGAACAATTGAAATGGAAGACTCTGACGAAATCAATATTGTTTTTCACAAAAATACTGACAATAAACCCATTTACCTTGATATTGATCTTAATATAATACATAAAAACGACAGTTCACACAAATCAGTATATTTAAAATATTTTGATGAATCTGAAAAATATTTGGCCTATGCACATGAAAACGCCATCAAGGACCTAGGAATTTTAGTTCCTATATATACTGGATGGTATATTCAAAAAAGAGGTGAAATTTCGAACATTCCAGTCCCATATCTTGCAAAACTATAA
- a CDS encoding BlyA family holin, which translates to MDIKITELLINLNEIKLIAVMIFVTVLVLGGLILLKPLLKDILSIVIGKLFKNGNGNNNIQKRD; encoded by the coding sequence ATGGATATTAAAATAACCGAACTTCTTATAAATCTAAACGAAATTAAACTTATAGCAGTAATGATTTTTGTAACAGTACTAGTTCTAGGAGGATTAATTCTTCTCAAACCTTTACTAAAAGACATATTATCTATAGTTATAGGTAAGCTTTTCAAAAATGGCAATGGCAATAATAATATTCAAAAAAGGGATTAA
- a CDS encoding BlyB family putative holin accessory protein, with amino-acid sequence MKLSKDNLEIGLTSISKLIEIFSKFEDEFDPIAHKGFSLVHELYSHYASIYKANMERIENASTLTIAKALALINEKINSCIDLVNSNEKNLKISNNLKFN; translated from the coding sequence ATGAAATTATCTAAAGATAATCTTGAAATTGGACTTACATCCATATCAAAACTTATTGAGATATTTTCTAAATTTGAAGATGAATTTGATCCTATTGCACATAAAGGATTTTCTTTAGTTCATGAACTATATTCTCATTATGCATCAATTTATAAGGCAAATATGGAAAGAATTGAAAATGCATCAACTTTAACAATAGCTAAAGCATTAGCTCTAATAAATGAAAAAATCAATAGCTGCATTGATTTAGTTAATTCTAATGAAAAAAATTTAAAAATATCTAACAATCTAAAATTCAATTAG
- a CDS encoding BlyB family putative holin accessory protein codes for MQNNTIGLGLNLLSNLTKIAKTDTNINHNYINTFDKVVDFFYKTYIETLKSMETAESMKILEEIKEILKYNIEIIEAISTSKNKRIISSLKAKRNKIMQEYLNTLKRGENA; via the coding sequence ATGCAAAATAACACTATTGGTTTAGGACTTAATTTATTATCCAACTTAACTAAAATAGCTAAAACTGATACAAACATAAATCATAACTACATTAATACTTTTGACAAAGTAGTAGATTTTTTCTACAAAACATATATTGAAACTCTAAAATCTATGGAAACGGCCGAATCAATGAAAATATTAGAAGAAATAAAAGAAATATTAAAATACAATATTGAGATAATAGAGGCTATTTCTACTAGCAAAAATAAAAGAATTATATCTTCACTAAAAGCAAAACGCAATAAAATCATGCAAGAGTACCTAAATACTCTTAAAAGGGGTGAAAATGCTTAA
- a CDS encoding BBA14 family lipoprotein — translation MLKLANYLLIALLLLCCTTIASLPEEPEPPIIQTLESLAKYEAQLSDYVMYLITFLNKTKSKVNDPNYPIYTYPDLATLKNEHSITSVKLNIKLLLEYIKKTKPIAKRVYNQYSNLKM, via the coding sequence ATGCTTAAATTAGCAAACTATTTATTAATAGCACTACTATTACTATGTTGTACTACTATTGCTAGCTTACCAGAAGAACCGGAGCCGCCAATTATTCAAACACTAGAATCTTTGGCTAAATATGAGGCACAACTATCAGATTATGTTATGTATCTTATAACATTCTTAAACAAAACAAAATCTAAAGTTAATGACCCAAATTATCCAATATATACTTATCCCGACTTAGCAACACTAAAAAATGAACACTCTATAACTTCAGTAAAACTGAATATCAAACTACTTTTAGAGTACATTAAAAAAACAAAGCCTATAGCAAAAAGAGTCTATAATCAATATTCGAATTTAAAAATGTAG
- a CDS encoding ERF family protein, which yields MANNSKENIQSEINFIKDMKILRMNLPGIDKSLKGYGYKYQNFNEIIREIKNVINKHNLELDFEQFPTFTHDPYGRVHVIRTTFYSTSTGYKDSFDTPILTENLHWNNENCSKNVNTLPQVVGSAITYFKRYALVAYLNIESEVDTDAAPIYNNYENGNSVSSKKQISVNQEQKKDNSQNQKEVKRFDRFRCYNAFIKALYNIKNWVNDSTTTQEKINTLIQALDSGNEADLVKYLVQNPEQKRISYWVNIITNYLTKNKKLEELHNFEVFATFKEDIYGDSILKFFCILKEEKQFDYIFAA from the coding sequence ATGGCAAATAATTCAAAAGAAAATATACAATCAGAAATAAATTTCATAAAAGATATGAAAATCCTAAGAATGAATTTACCAGGGATTGACAAAAGTCTTAAAGGATATGGATACAAATACCAGAATTTTAATGAAATAATTAGAGAAATAAAAAACGTTATTAATAAGCACAATTTGGAGCTTGATTTTGAGCAATTTCCAACTTTTACACATGATCCATATGGTAGAGTACATGTTATTAGGACCACATTCTACAGTACAAGTACTGGCTATAAAGATTCATTTGATACCCCAATTCTTACAGAAAATTTACACTGGAATAATGAAAATTGTTCTAAAAATGTGAATACATTGCCCCAAGTAGTTGGATCAGCTATTACTTATTTCAAAAGGTACGCTTTAGTTGCATATCTTAACATAGAAAGTGAAGTGGATACTGATGCAGCACCTATTTACAATAATTATGAAAACGGGAATTCTGTATCTAGTAAGAAGCAAATTAGTGTTAATCAAGAACAAAAAAAAGACAATAGTCAGAATCAAAAAGAAGTTAAAAGATTTGATAGGTTTAGATGTTATAATGCCTTTATTAAGGCATTATATAACATAAAAAATTGGGTAAATGATTCTACAACAACCCAAGAGAAGATAAATACTCTTATTCAAGCATTAGATTCGGGAAATGAGGCAGATTTAGTCAAGTATTTGGTACAAAATCCTGAACAAAAAAGGATATCCTATTGGGTAAATATTATTACAAACTATTTAACAAAAAATAAAAAATTAGAAGAACTGCATAATTTTGAAGTGTTTGCAACATTTAAAGAAGATATTTATGGAGATAGTATTTTGAAGTTCTTTTGTATCTTGAAAGAAGAAAAACAATTTGATTATATATTTGCAGCATAG
- a CDS encoding plasmid maintenance protein codes for MKNIINAKTPPNCHNKLQNNLIVLISTLVYLNSRYKKYTQNNILYYFNENLKRNGQTPIKLKTMQKYLYKLEKEFGVTTNYYKHLGVNCGTEIYYRPNYPKKICYQKINQYFLEKKHSKFQKRVNNSFKDKFTKEGNVNLEECFNNKNNIKIKEEKRENQIEKFQVKKYFNKCNFYSKEFLSLLYLDINKDTIIKIFKIVKKAEINLIKDKNMHLNKSCFKEEKKNKLKKILSNTQKEFEKNGYNAEQLKTNIQKIYENYKNKPHFIIESQKYKDLSKIKQKLEKSIELKKENLQKNCKHIKINIFNILIDQLKKEANIEFLKPILKDYLNSKNKLEYKKVFNNTYYYELLEIIINQKKSLMLKKLS; via the coding sequence ATGAAAAACATTATAAATGCTAAAACCCCCCCAAATTGCCATAATAAATTACAAAATAACCTAATAGTCCTTATCTCAACACTAGTATATTTAAACAGCAGATATAAAAAATACACGCAAAATAATATACTCTATTACTTTAACGAAAATCTTAAAAGAAATGGACAAACTCCCATTAAGCTCAAAACAATGCAAAAATATCTTTACAAATTGGAAAAAGAATTTGGAGTTACAACTAACTATTATAAACACCTGGGAGTAAATTGTGGTACTGAAATTTATTATAGGCCTAATTATCCCAAAAAAATATGTTACCAAAAAATCAACCAATACTTTTTAGAAAAAAAACATTCAAAATTCCAAAAAAGGGTTAACAACTCATTTAAAGATAAATTTACAAAAGAGGGGAATGTAAATTTGGAGGAGTGTTTTAATAATAAAAATAATATAAAAATAAAAGAAGAGAAAAGAGAAAATCAAATAGAAAAGTTTCAAGTAAAAAAATATTTCAATAAATGTAACTTTTATTCCAAAGAATTTCTCTCTCTTTTATATCTAGATATTAATAAGGATACGATTATTAAAATATTTAAAATTGTAAAAAAAGCTGAAATTAACCTGATAAAAGATAAAAATATGCATTTAAATAAATCTTGCTTTAAAGAAGAAAAGAAAAATAAATTAAAAAAAATTTTAAGCAATACCCAAAAAGAATTTGAAAAAAATGGATATAACGCAGAACAACTGAAAACAAATATTCAAAAAATATATGAAAACTATAAAAATAAACCTCATTTTATTATTGAAAGTCAAAAATATAAGGATTTAAGTAAAATAAAACAAAAATTAGAAAAATCAATTGAATTGAAAAAAGAAAATTTACAAAAAAATTGTAAGCATATAAAGATAAACATTTTCAATATACTTATTGATCAACTAAAAAAGGAGGCAAATATAGAATTTCTAAAGCCAATTCTAAAAGATTATTTGAATAGCAAAAATAAATTAGAATATAAAAAAGTATTTAACAACACCTATTATTATGAATTATTGGAGATAATAATAAATCAAAAAAAATCTTTAATGCTAAAAAAATTAAGCTAA
- a CDS encoding DUF226 domain-containing protein, which produces MERTLESIQKEKSEIKCYNKDRFIKIEKENDKTNYHTKIMMDVYKFGVHDKKNVFRLSLRNLFNQSKVEEIFLYPVKDKDKFIGIFYGYKKPIKAPIIRYEKNGFKKLYSFARAYYMEFRFKKGSVFCYFKALFRLLKKEKINTPYNIACFDIFTKLEKQAHEFYGKKYPEQGPLTKWIIKNLK; this is translated from the coding sequence ATGGAAAGAACACTTGAAAGTATACAAAAAGAAAAATCAGAAATCAAATGTTACAATAAAGATCGTTTTATAAAGATTGAAAAAGAAAATGATAAAACAAATTACCATACAAAAATAATGATGGATGTTTATAAATTTGGAGTTCATGATAAAAAAAATGTGTTTCGCTTGTCATTGAGAAACTTATTCAATCAATCAAAAGTTGAAGAAATTTTTTTATATCCTGTAAAAGATAAGGATAAATTTATAGGAATTTTTTATGGTTATAAAAAACCTATAAAAGCCCCTATTATAAGGTACGAAAAAAATGGATTTAAAAAATTATATTCATTTGCAAGAGCGTATTATATGGAATTTAGATTTAAAAAAGGAAGTGTTTTTTGCTACTTTAAGGCACTATTTCGTTTATTGAAAAAAGAAAAAATAAATACACCGTATAATATAGCATGTTTTGATATATTTACAAAACTAGAAAAACAAGCCCATGAATTTTATGGAAAAAAATACCCAGAACAAGGACCACTAACAAAATGGATAATAAAAAACCTAAAGTAA
- a CDS encoding ParA family protein translates to MDNKKPKVITIASIKGGVGKSTSAIILATLLSKDNKVLLIDMDTQASTTSYFYKKIANQNIDIVNVNVYRVLKEKLDINDSIIKIKENLDLIPSYLTLSKFSSESIPLKELRLQNNLEFLNQNYHYVIIDTNPSLDYTLSNALMTSNCIIVPMTAEKWAVESLELLEFHMNNLKIKIPIFLIITRFKKNNTHKQLLQHVGSRTGFLGFIHEREDLNKKIARNDEFDMTKDYIYEYKEVLSRFFIMYDKYVQ, encoded by the coding sequence ATGGATAATAAAAAACCTAAAGTAATAACAATCGCGTCAATTAAAGGTGGTGTTGGTAAAAGTACGAGTGCTATTATACTTGCAACATTGCTTTCAAAAGATAATAAAGTGCTTTTGATAGATATGGACACACAAGCTTCTACTACAAGTTATTTTTACAAAAAAATTGCAAATCAAAACATTGATATTGTGAATGTCAATGTTTATAGAGTGTTAAAAGAAAAATTAGATATTAATGATTCAATTATAAAAATTAAAGAAAATTTAGATTTAATTCCCAGTTATTTAACTTTAAGTAAATTTTCAAGTGAATCCATACCATTAAAAGAGTTAAGATTGCAAAACAATTTAGAATTTTTAAATCAGAATTATCATTATGTAATAATAGATACTAATCCCAGTTTAGATTACACCTTGTCAAATGCTTTAATGACTAGTAATTGTATAATAGTTCCAATGACTGCAGAAAAATGGGCAGTTGAAAGTTTAGAATTATTGGAATTCCATATGAACAATTTAAAAATAAAAATCCCGATATTTTTAATTATAACAAGATTTAAAAAGAACAATACTCACAAGCAATTGTTACAACATGTTGGATCAAGAACAGGATTTTTGGGATTTATCCATGAACGAGAAGATTTAAATAAAAAAATTGCTAGAAATGATGAATTTGATATGACTAAAGATTATATTTATGAATATAAAGAGGTATTGTCAAGATTTTTCATTATGTATGATAAATATGTTCAATAA
- a CDS encoding chromosome replication/partitioning protein: MEIELNKRILSGRADPDGEKKLITKEEIFAHYNDLKNRLKTNIKKKIFYKVESIRILKEIKDNEYYKLDGYKSFDAFIRDYKLARTQVYIYLKLAKALQAGILNEDYIIENGIYDSLDFIEGQETSIVKKSKQNPIKPLRFQLKKKESYDFYKSNAKFTGFLLDKLFSDEKEIIKRIMKEYKQLKG, translated from the coding sequence ATGGAAATAGAATTAAATAAGAGAATTTTATCAGGGAGGGCAGATCCTGACGGTGAAAAAAAATTAATTACCAAAGAGGAGATATTTGCTCATTATAATGATTTAAAAAATAGGTTAAAGACCAATATAAAAAAGAAAATTTTTTATAAAGTAGAAAGTATAAGAATTTTAAAAGAAATAAAGGATAATGAATACTACAAATTAGATGGATATAAAAGTTTTGATGCTTTTATAAGGGATTATAAATTGGCAAGAACCCAAGTTTATATATATTTAAAATTAGCAAAAGCATTACAAGCGGGAATTCTTAATGAAGATTATATAATTGAAAATGGTATTTACGATTCTCTTGATTTTATAGAAGGCCAAGAAACTTCAATAGTGAAAAAATCAAAGCAAAATCCAATAAAACCCTTAAGATTCCAGCTTAAAAAGAAGGAAAGTTACGATTTTTATAAAAGCAATGCCAAATTTACAGGATTTTTATTAGATAAATTATTTAGTGATGAAAAAGAAATAATTAAAAGAATTATGAAAGAGTATAAACAATTAAAGGGATAA
- the bdr gene encoding Bdr family repetitive protein: MSNLAYRTYNIESIKNEFLNIGFSEEAIDFVFLHNDNYNFEYLKEKLIDIEKTLQKDISHLDTKIDNVEKNLNTKIDNVEKNLNTKIDNVEKNLNTKIDGVEKNLNIKIDNLDTKIDNVEKNLQKDISILDTKIDNVKNELNAKIDSVSAKMDSVSAKIDSVEKNLQKDISILNNKIDNEVKNLRKDLNMGNRLVHFMILAAAIFGPFIHSFLMQYIQGVK; the protein is encoded by the coding sequence ATGAGCAATTTAGCATATAGGACATACAATATAGAAAGTATAAAAAATGAATTTTTAAACATAGGATTTAGTGAGGAGGCAATAGATTTTGTTTTTCTTCACAATGATAATTACAACTTTGAATATTTAAAAGAAAAATTAATTGATATAGAGAAGACTTTGCAAAAGGATATATCTCATTTGGATACGAAGATAGATAATGTAGAAAAAAATTTAAATACGAAGATAGATAATGTAGAAAAAAATTTAAATACGAAGATAGATAATGTAGAAAAAAATTTAAATACGAAGATAGATGGTGTAGAAAAAAATTTAAATATTAAAATAGATAATTTGGATACTAAAATAGATAATGTAGAAAAAAATCTACAAAAGGACATATCTATATTAGATACTAAGATAGATAATGTAAAAAACGAACTTAATGCTAAGATAGACAGTGTAAGTGCTAAGATGGATAGTGTAAGTGCTAAGATAGATAGTGTAGAAAAGAATTTGCAAAAAGACATATCTATTTTAAATAATAAGATAGATAATGAAGTAAAGAATTTACGTAAAGATCTTAATATGGGGAACAGACTGGTACATTTTATGATACTTGCAGCAGCAATTTTTGGACCATTCATACATTCATTTTTAATGCAATATATACAAGGCGTCAAATAA